A genomic region of Balaenoptera ricei isolate mBalRic1 chromosome 21, mBalRic1.hap2, whole genome shotgun sequence contains the following coding sequences:
- the LEPROTL1 gene encoding leptin receptor overlapping transcript-like 1: MAGIKALISLSFGGAVGLMFLMLGCALPIYNQYWPLFVLFFYILSPIPYCIARRLVDDTDAMSNACKELAIFLTTGIVVSAFGLPIVFARAHLIEWGACALVLTGNTVIFATILGFFLVFGSNDDFSWQQW, encoded by the exons CTTTGATTAGCTTGTCCTTCGGAGGAGCAGTTGGGCTGATGTTTTTGATGCTTGGATGTGCCCTTCCCATATACAA ccaATACTGGCctctctttgttctgtttttttacaTCCTTTCACCTATTCCATACTGCATAGCAAGAAGATTAGTGGATGATACGGATGCTATGAGTAACGCCTGTAAGGAACTGGCCATATTTCTTACAACGGGCATTGTGGTCTCAGCTTTTGGACTCCCTATTGTATTTGCCAGAGCACACCTG ATCGAGTGGGGAGCTTGTGCACTTGTCCTCACCGGAAACACTGTCATCTTTGCAACTATCCTGGGCTTTTTCTTGGTCTTTGGCAGCAATGATGACTTCAGCTGGCAGCAGTGGTGA